Genomic segment of Sebastes umbrosus isolate fSebUmb1 chromosome 22, fSebUmb1.pri, whole genome shotgun sequence:
TGACCCGGAACTCGCTATTATGCTGATGACACTCCGCTAATGTAACAGTAGAACCTGGCAACTCTGGCTGTATTTCTGCACCTAAATATCAGTAAATGTGAGCTCATTTTATTTGATCCATAGTCAAAAACCTGTAGCTTAAAACCTGAGAGTGCTCTTTGACTGCTTAAGAGCGTTGTCATCTCATCTCTTTGGATTTATGTTATTCCTTTAAATGATGCCGAAGCAATAATTGTCTCTTTCAACTACAATTGGTCCAAAATGTAACAGCAGGTTTTTTAATGTGTTCAATTTTTACAACCACACCTCTGTCCAAATGTTTCTTCAGTGGCTAGAGGTTAATTTTCAAatcaatttaacatttttgtttcaAGACTAACCTGGTATCTAGCTATTCATACTACATTTATGAACTTCTGACTCTGTATGAGTCAGTGTTACAACCCAGAGGTGGTCTAGGGGTAAGGGAAGCCACATAACGCTAGTGTTCTTAGGGAATCACTGTGTTTATTGCGGTAGTGGTTGAAATACAGGAAATAAAAGTTACAGTCACTTAAATTAAGAGCAcacgaataaaaaaaaaacgagggCTTCAGGTGGTGCGAAACTGtcagacaaagaaaacaaaagcacacCTCCTAACCACGCAGATCtcttaacaaataaacaaactaaaagcaaacaaaaatctAACTAACACCAGTAACAGTCAGATCACAACCTGGGTTCTTCTGTTCAGGGTCTCCTCCCTGTTCCTATGTCCTGGGTAGCAACTAGTGGTGAGAGAACAATACGCTcttatcccaactcgtcacatattaTGTTAACACATGCTttttgttgtgaattaaacaaaaacacctgCTTAAGActagaaaaacaacatggttgagcttaaatctactacgtttgtacagtgaaaatgacgctgaacgttgtgtctcttttcattctttaaactacgtcacttgctctgaccaaaTGTGACGCGAATGCGATGCATGTCCCTGGtggaaagccctgtgttttttggacccatccaacTCCCCGTCCACCGGCCCTGTGTGTCGCTTtaactctttaaactacgtcaccacagcactttccatGAGCGTTTAatgttgccacggatgggtttaaattttagttaatggaaagcccggtgcatcgCATACCGGCattaaagggtgccttgtgcagcggtatcaAACActgacagccgtgacaaagcgttggtatttggcGCCCTGGGAATAAGAACTGGTTGGATAGAACTGTTGTTATCAGGGCTCCCTGGCATTGCAACTCCTTGCCTTAAACTCACTTCTTAAGACACATTTCTGCAGACGTTCCTTTTTTACAACAGTATGCACCTGGTTTCTTTCTCGGAAGCAAGTTCTTCATTCACATTGTTCTCTGTCTGTTTTCAGATGCAGCTTTTCGTATCGTTCCAACCCGACTGCAGCTCTTTGAATACGGGTCTGTCTATTTTACCTGTGAGGGGGTCAATGTCTCAGCTGGATGGAAAGTGAGGAACATCAACCGATCCTTTCCAAAATGTTCAAATAGCACAGTGGCATCAACTGTGATCTGCACCATTGACTTTGCCTTTACATCAGACAGTGGAGAATACTGGTGTGAaggtggaagaggagagagaagcaaCACTGTCAACATCACTGTCACTGGTAGGTTGATTGCAGATTTCAACTCTAAACTTGCATATCAATGAAAAACATGTTACCTCTAAAGTATTGTGTTTATTGCACTTCTGCTTCCAATATTTTGTAATGTTGTTCAGCTGGTTCAGTGATCCTGGAGAGTCCAGTCCTTCCTGTGATGGAGGGAGACGATGTGACTCTGAGCTGCAGAAACAAGAAGACTTCCTCCAACCTCACAGCTGTTTTCTATAAAGATGGCCGCCTCATCAGGAGCAGCTCTACAGAAAACATGACCATCCACAGTGTTTCCTGGTCTGATGAAGGACTCTACAAGTGCAACATCTCTGGAGCCGGAGAATCACCACAGAGCTGGCTGGCTGTCAGAGGTGAGACAATAGTTTACTGTTTTGCTATTTTAATGAAGTTACTGATGGTTAGTTGTGCTAACTGCTATGATCTCCTAAACAGCGCGCTCTCTGATCAAGTGGGTGAGTCAGCACAAACTCATGTAATGCAGCCAAACACCGAACTCACAGATCGGCGGCACTTTGGGTGTTCACACCtgctgcgtttcagctgcttCAGCtgcttcagctgctgctgtcagccctttctaaataatggtaataatccacaattaaaaccctgtaaaatattcattcatggagctctggaAGACACTGAATGTTCTACAACACAGTCCGGCacctatttcagaataaaagccttgtgttaacaaatgaaggaattctgtccacagaaaaaaatgcttgagggcttttattttgaaatgaaagcagataacgttgatttaaaaacaggtcataacatacataaacataaaactGTAACATAACGATGTAACATAACGATGTAACACAACGCAACATAGCAACGTAATGTAGCAACGCAACGTAGCAACGCAACATAACAAAGTAACGCAAGAATGCAACGTAACAACGCAATGTAACAACGCAACGTTACAACGTAATGTCACAACGTAATgtcacaac
This window contains:
- the LOC119481883 gene encoding low affinity immunoglobulin gamma Fc region receptor II-b-like yields the protein MEVTALCFRLMMNVLMLLVAHVQQNYSKPPDAAFRIVPTRLQLFEYGSVYFTCEGVNVSAGWKVRNINRSFPKCSNSTVASTVICTIDFAFTSDSGEYWCEGGRGERSNTVNITVTAGSVILESPVLPVMEGDDVTLSCRNKKTSSNLTAVFYKDGRLIRSSSTENMTIHSVSWSDEGLYKCNISGAGESPQSWLAVRASDKDIHMLWTVVKVVLFLLLVMGLLYWKKQLDR